The following are encoded together in the Hydractinia symbiolongicarpus strain clone_291-10 chromosome 14, HSymV2.1, whole genome shotgun sequence genome:
- the LOC130625928 gene encoding uncharacterized protein LOC130625928 — MENLFILRLFFTLALTSVVKATEITRSATGDTCDTCKCTPNKNTYISHLKKCISNGEDIGCRLQIQGVTNPIPVIKANYIPQDAVYNIESNESCLSDARVYTSNSKDGWMLRKDIRKSMEHKKGYRWFRIKFNKFWPGILIKIEDSCGNCTVLKFSGRATYPLKDEYKTTVGPTITSTTEIRQKISNKKSSDNWVTGISIGIAILIIILFGAIAYYIFIIKRKARATKFYITNNQQATTEFGNNSYGKQSIIFLDKNIARPNGDMYDYIGTSSGSSSQPVHVYENSAPLPPKCSIKPSISSGNSQLYEELPTEDHSLKEQ, encoded by the exons ATGGAAAACTTATTTATCCTGCGGCTATTTTTCACGCTTGCATTAACTTCAGTTGTAAAGGCAACAGAAATTACCCGTAGTGCCACGGGCGATACATGTGACACATGCAAGTGTACACCAAACAAGAACACTTATATTTCTCATCTAAAGAAATGCATAAGTAACGGAGAGGATATTG GTTGTCGTCTTCAGATTCAAGGAGTGACAAATCCAATTCCAGTGATTAAAGCAAATTATATCCCACAAGATGCAGTATACAACATAGAATCGAACGAATCATGCCTAAGTGATGCACGAGTGTATACTTCAAATTCAAAAGACGGTTGGATGTTACGCAAAGACATTAGAAAAAGTATGGAGCACAAAAAGGGTTATCGTTGG TTTCGAATCAAGTTCAACAAATTTTGGCCAGGAATCCTCATCAAGATCGAAGACTCATGTGGAAATTGTACAGTTTTGAAATTCTCGGGGAGAGCTACTT ATCCATTAAAAGATGAATATAAAACTACGGTAGGACCAACAATAACAAGCACGACAGAAATACGGCAAAAAATCTCAAATAAAAAGTCAAGCGATAATTGGGTGACAGGAATTTCAATTGGAATAGCTATTCTCATCATAATTCTGTTTGGTGCCATCGCCTATTACATATTCATTATAAA GAGAAAAGCTCGCGCTACAAAGTTTTAT ATCACCAATAATCAACAAGCTACTACAGAATTCGGAAACAATTCTTACGGTAAACAAAGTATTATCTTTCTTGACAAAAACATAGCAAGGCCTAATGGCGACATGTATGATTACATTGGCACCTCGTCAGGAAGTTCATCTCAGCCAGTACATGTTTACGAGAATAGCGCGCCATTACCTCCAAAATGTTCAATTAAACCTTCGATATCATCTGGGAACTCTCAACTTTACGAAGAACTTCCTACTGAAGATCATAGTTTGAAGGAACaatag
- the LOC130625657 gene encoding uncharacterized protein LOC130625657, producing the protein MKLDRFKKCYAMEIPAGEPTPKDDEIGIKKVNGKFPSHKYWVENLDILPLTELDSTSLSKAINDFCGKYTVVKVKQYAEKDMETVALQAAKASKVGRSKRKTVTEFIACDNNSQLTIAECPGPKLIVKCKFVAAKTCVYRVSCTLGSTGWNCPGVHRYHILHCCDYGCKK; encoded by the exons ATGAAATTGGATAGATTCAAGAAATGCTATGCCATGGAAATCCCTGCTGGGGAACCAACTCCCAAAGATGATGAAATTGGCATTAAGAAG GTTAATGGAAAATTCCCAAGCCATAAATATTGGGTTGAGAATTTAGACATTCTTCCTCTAACGGAACTTGATTCTACTTCACTATCCAAAGCCATCAACGACTTTTGTGGCAAATACACTGTTGTAAAGGTGAAGCAATATGCCGAAAAAGATATGGAAACAGTTGCTCTTCAAGCTGCCAAAG CGTCAAAGGTTGGTCGATCAAAGAGAAAGACTGTGACAGAATTTATTGCTTGCGATAACAACAGTCAATTAACAATTGCAGAATGTCCTGGACCAAAACTGATCGTGAAATGCAAATTTGTTGCAGCTAAAACATGCGTGTACAGAGTATCGTGTACTTTGGGTAGCACTGGATGGAATTGCCCAGGAGTCCACAGATACCATATTCTTCACTGTTGCGATTAtggttgtaaaaaataa
- the LOC130625855 gene encoding glutamic acid-rich protein-like: MKTHLHYFIMFYFHMEGIALIDVIRRQDGDVEKILSCKGGTVVARHDETHTLFCANNLKEAGCDLVFFNSMNVGFVPSDRTSFTGYEITSLTGSLCPGHNQPSIGDVSVQDYPKNLNANVWSDKIESVMVKNCLNFTDFQINKIKVEFPKQFPGLLLKIVVNCSNNQVVKNDDDGRNCVMVKYEGYSKYPLTEQNFGIPTTPAVTTTTSTTVGVAAIKEDDDDTLIYALLASLTCGFFLMVIFITVVVICKRRRRKRMQGSSNNRSEDVENQQQQQQQQQQQQIQEEQDNEQQQRREHKQRKKEIRQRQKQQKIQEQQQLKQKEQQKRKQKQQEKQKQRKQQQQQKRIGKQHNVQLHDEHVLQFSPVISTDSRTPTFSNTYAIETSGAHRKTDIYIGEDNADSIPSDDGHVIATTSTASPSVRTSKNMDKFKMQKVKFGRGKRTTTPKITDNYFTEFNLENSSSNNNNVNTNNTEALQNDYIPAEDIVTSSPRNNLKNSEHITHVEQSNVEFHKQAFSNDEDTTKCLERLDNLQENCGNSQINDAYDEDGSEERIKPLYAEGQLPADREEDDLATSESIEAMFSFSNELENSIDEIASEREEEKDEEEMTKDDEEVDFSSFLTRKKHKRNPLFNMSNTEEEKTQDMLMF, encoded by the exons ATGAAAACCCACCTACACTATTTCATTATGTTCTACTTCCATATGGAAGGTATAGCTCTGATTGACGTTATACGACGACAAGATGGCGACGTAGAAAAGATTCTCTCGTGTAAAGGAGGCACGGTTGTAGCACGACATGATGAAACGCACACCTTGTTTTGTGCAAATAACCTCAAAGAAGCAG GCTGCGACTTAGTTTTTTTCAATTCAATGAATGTCGGATTTGTTCCAAGTGATCGTACCTCATTCACTGGATACGAAATTACATCGTTAACAGGGAGCTTATGTCCTGGCCACAATCAACCAAGTATTGGTGACGTTTCCGTACAAGATTACCCGAAGAACTTAAACGCAAATGTTTGGAGCGACAAAATCGAAAGTGTTATGGTTAAAAATTGCTTAAATTTTACAGACTTCCAAATAAATAAG ATAAAAGTAGAATTTCCGAAACAATTTCCAGGTCTTCTGTTAAAGATAGTTGTAAACTGTAGTAATAATCAAGTTGTGAAAAATGATGACGATGGCAGAAATTGTGTGATGGTGAAATATGAGGGTTATAGTAAAT ATCCCCTAACAGAACAAAACTTCGGCATACCAACAACACCTGCAGTTACCACAACAACCAGTACGACAGTCGGTGTTGCTGCTATCAAAGAAGATGATGACGACACACTGATATACGCTTTACTTGCGTCTCTTACTTGTGGTTTCTTTCTAATGGTTATCTTCATTACCGTCGTTGTGATATGTAAAAGAAGAAGGAGGAA gaGAATGCAAGGGTCAAGTAACAACAGGAGTGAG GACGTTgaaaaccaacaacaacaacaacaacaacaacagcagcagcaaATACAGGAAGAACAAGACAATGAACAGCAACAACGCCGAGAACACAAGcaaaggaaaaaagaaattagACAAAGacagaaacaacaaaaaatacaggAGCAGCAGCAACTAAAACAGAAAGAACAACAAAAACGGAAACAAAAACAGcaagagaaacaaaaacaacgaaaacaacagcaacaacaaaaaagaattGGAAAGCAGCATAATGTTCAACTTCATGATGAACATGTGTTGCAATTCTCACCTGTCATCAGCACAGACAGCAGAACTCCAACATTCTCTAACACATATGCTATTGAAACCAGTGGCGCTCATAGAAAAACTGATATTTACATTGGCGAAGACAATGCTGATTCAATACCATCTGACGACGGTCACGTTATAGCAACTACATCCACTGCATCTCCTTCCGTAAGAACGTCAAAAAATatggataaatttaaaatgcaGAAAGTGAAATTTGGTCGCGGTAAAAGAACTACTACTCCAAAAATAACAGATAAttattttacagaatttaatctTGAAAATAGTTCtagcaataataataatgttaatACTAATAACACGGAAGCTCTTCAAAACGACTATATACCTGCTGAAGACATAGTAACATCTTCACCCAGGAATAATTTAAAGAACAGTGAACATATAACACATGTGGAACAAAGTAATGTTGAATTTCATAAACAAGCGTTTAGCAACGATGAAGATACAACTAAATGTTTAGAAAGACTTGATAATCTCCAAGAAAATTGTGGAAATTCCCAAATAAATGACGCTTATGACGAAGATGGCAGTGAAGAGCGGATAAAACCACTTTACGCGGAAGGTCAATTACCAGCTGATCGAGAGGAAGATGATCTAGCCACCTCTGAAAGTATTGAAGCTATGTTTTCATTTAGTAACGAACTCGAGAATAGTATTGATGAAATTGCTAGTgaaagagaagaagaaaaagacgaAGAAGAAATGACAAAAGATGATGAGGAAGTTGATTTCAGTTCTTTTCTAACGaggaaaaaacataaaagaaatCCTTTATTCAACATGTCAAACACTGAAGAGGAGAAAACACAAGATAtgttaatgttttaa